The following are from one region of the Biomphalaria glabrata chromosome 4, xgBioGlab47.1, whole genome shotgun sequence genome:
- the LOC106063907 gene encoding uncharacterized protein LOC106063907, whose protein sequence is MEKEENTTIPAVSEQTVSLPGSSRVLRNGQRRRSFSFYSPNQRYQTNLSFQKRRKRDTVKTNKQERVRQKTLSDAINELKVLLRPLCQNSKYSVLKTAVSYIIEMRQKVEALTNSLAEQQRVVNKLTQYYNSLDQLSKKECQCPAQHCKHLQAVRRSVFGQSNLTTAPPNEVNASSTDNSSEVPSLQSGNDGPTEKESSFPRVQLDQRSATNTHTSTASFMYPSREVALDLNSSGNVNSSNDASKSLFIREPLSRAASQSSDLNIQTPGLISSVNGHSDLSMHAKQGLNSANRFHYVGSHSSARTSFLPSPSTTSVKESVPQIGDNDRTVSAYGQQLTNASYLTSTAEHANTPKPELLRSIQHMTWASDVPASSRTSQLPSRESMPTTSSDVSSFEPHTTTTSTLGTHTEMSSLPSHLRSSLTSFSPLQMTSSLTPHTSSILAPHNTTTSMALQSTSSERPDMTSPLSSESSSPWTSSSPVSSSSSEPDMESSVSLHWLSPMPPQMTSPLPSHMPSSQVTSSLEPNTTSVLQRTLPMLNQRASPINRQRTSPMSQQRTSPMSQQMTPSMPRQMTAPMPRQMTPSMPRQMTAPMPRQMTPSMPRQMTAPMPRQITLPMPRQMTMPMPRSMTTPMSGQMTTPLPGQMTLTMPGQMTSSIPRPMTTPMPRQMTTPTPGQMTMPTPGKMSTPRQGQMTTPRQGQMTTPRQEQMTTPRQGQMTMHRQGQMTTPMSGQMTSLPFTSPHFTSSLEQHIKFPLRENTSSLPQAQHLSMPPAQYVSMPPEQYVSMPPEQYVSMPQEQHLSLPPEQYMSLQPEQNVSLQPEQHMSLQPEQNVSLPPEQHMSLPPEQYMSMHPEQYVSLPPAQHVSLPPAPYFSMPPVPYLPMSPAESMPKYAPHYIGTHYTTHIIWPLE, encoded by the exons ATGGAAAAGGAAGAAAACACGACTATCCCAGCAGTCTCTGAGCAGACGGTTTCATTACCTGGTTCTAGCCGTGTCTTAAGAAATGGACAGCGCAGAAgatccttttctttttattcaccGAACCAGAGGTATCAAACAAATCTATCTTTCCAGAAACGCCGCAAGAGGGATACTGTTAAGACTAACAAACAG GAAAGAGTCAGACAAAAGACCTTGAGTGATGCTATAAACGAATTGAAGGTACTGCTGAGGCCTTTATGCCAGAATAGCAAATACTCTGTGCTGAAAACTGCAGTGAGTTACATCATAGAAATGAGACAAAAGGTTGAGGCCTTGACCAATTCCTTAGCAGAGCAGCAACGGGTGGTGAACAAACTGACTCAATACTATAACAGTTTAGACCAACTCAGCAAGAAGGAGTGCCAGTGTCCGGCCCAGCATTGCAAACACCTTCAAGCCGTCCGTAGAAGTGTCTTTGGTCAGTCTAACCTGACGACAGCACCACCGAATGAAGTGAATGCATCAAGTACTGACAATTCTTCAGAAGTTCCTAGTCTACAAAGTGGCAATGATGGACCCACTGAAAAAGAGAGCAGCTTTCCTCGTGTGCAGTTGGATCAAAG aaGTGCAACAAATACTCATACTTCGACAGCTTCTTTTATGTACCCAAGCCGAGAGGTGGCGCTCGATTTGAACTCAAGTGGAAATGTCAATTCCAGCAACGATGCAAGCAAATCTCTCTTTATAAGGGAACCTTTGAGTCGGGCAGCGAGTCAGAGCAGCGATTTAAACATACAAACACCTGGACTAATCAGCTCTGTAAATGGTCATTCTGATCTCAGCATGCATGCAAAGCAAGGATTAAATTCAGCTAACAGATTTCATTATGTCGGATCTCATAGCTCCGCAAGGACCAGTTTTTTGCCATCGCCATCGACAACATCAGTTAAAGAAAGCGTCCCACAAATTGGCGATAACGACAGAACAGTTTCAGCGTACGGTCAGCAGCTAACAAATGCATCATATTTAACCTCGACTGCGGAACATGCGAATACGCCGAAACCAGAGCTGTTGAGGTCGATACAACACATGACATGGGCTTCAGATGTTCCAGCTTCAAGTAGAACATCACAATTACCATCACGTGAGTCAATGCCAACCACTTCATCGGATGTATCGTCTTTTGAACCGCACACCACAACGACATCGACGTTAGGCACACACACAGAGATGTCATCATTGCCTTCACATTTGAGATCGTCACTCACGTCATTCTCGCCACTGCAGATGACATCCTCGTTGACGCCACACACTTCGTCTATCTTAGCACCGCACAACACAACGACATCAATGGCATTACAGTCGACATCATCTGAGCGCCCAGACATGACATCGCCATTGTCATCAGAATCATCATCTCCTTGGACATCATCATCTcctgtatcatcatcatcatcggaACCTGACATGGAATCATCTGTCTCGCTACACTGGTTATCCCCAATGCCTCCGCAAATGACATCGCCATTACCATCTCACATGCCATCCTCTCAAGTAACATCATCATTGGAACCTAACACGACATCGGTATTACAAAGGACATTGCCCATGCTTAACCAAAGGGCGTCACCTATAAATCGACAAAGGACATCGCCCATGTCACAACAAAGGACATCGCCCATGTCACAACAAATGACACCGTCCATGCCACGGCAAATGACAGCACCCATGCCACGGCAAATGACACCGTCCATGCCACGGCAAATGACAGCACCCATGCCACGGCAAATGACACCGTCCATGCCACGGCAAATGACAGCACCCATGCCACGGCAGATAACATTGCCGATGCCAAGGCAAATGACAATGCCCATGCCAAGGTCAATGACAACGCCCATGTCGGGGCAGATGACAACGCCCTTACCAGGACAAATGACATTGACCATGCCGGGGCAAATGACATCGTCCATTCCAAGGCCAATGACAACGCCCATGCCAAGGCAAATGACAACGCCCACGCCGGGGCAAATGACAATGCCTACGCCGGGGAAAATGAGTACGCCCAGGCAGGGGCAAATGACAACGCCCAGGCAGGGGCAAATGACAACGCCCAGGCAGGAGCAAATGACGACGCCCAGGCAGGGGCAAATGACAATGCACAGACAGGGGCAAATGACAACGCCCATGTCGGGGCAAATGACATCGCTACCATTCACATCACCGCACTTCACATCTTCATTGGAACAGCACATAAAATTCCCGCTGAGAGAAAACACTTCATCATTGCCACAAGCACAACACTTGTCAATGCCACCTGCACAATACGTGTCGATGCCACCGGAACAATACGTGTCGATGCCACCGGAACAATACGTGTCGATGCCACAGGAACAACACCTGTCATTGCCACCGGAACAATACATGTCATTGCAACCGGAACAAAACGTGTCATTGCAACCGGAACAACACATGTCATTGCAACCGGAACAAAACGTGTCATTGCCACCGGAACAACACATGTCATTGCCACCGGAACAATACATGTCAATGCATCCGGAACAATACGTGTCATTGCCACCGGCACAACACGTGTCATTGCCACCGGCACCATATTTTTCTATGCCACCGGTACCCTATTTGCCAATGTCACCAGCAGAATCCATGCCGAAATACGCGCCACATTACATAGGGACgcactacacaacacacattatTTGGCCACTGGAATGA
- the LOC106063910 gene encoding titin homolog isoform X1, which translates to MFQLPLAQDMKQDFNDISLRQQKNIKNSNDQFQAACSSFTAQNVAIDQHHHQAAIHARNLWPGPFGICDSTSSMMESRGTQSYVTVETDMSSSLRDRMSHEIRLGNSIQSLSNVSLQMSRPSVQAHFPQHLSRPCLQENIAQQISLPSTQAKISQHMSMPHEKGHILKQMPWAHLHSKTSHQMSLPPASSNILRQMLFPNGQTRVSEHGSVPPVQPNFSAHMSMPPIQSNLSAHMSMPQVQSKFSAHMSMPPIQSNLSAHMSMPPIQSNLSAHMSKPPVQSNLSAHMSMPPVQSNLSANMSMSPVQSNLSQQRSVLPVQTNLSQQMSVPPVQENFSQQSSVPSVQANIPQKRSVPSVEANIPQKRSVLPVQTNIQQKRSVPSVEANIPQKRSVPPVQGNIPKKRSVPPVQANIPKKRSVPSVQTNIQQKRSVPPVQANIPQKRSVPSVQTNIPQKRSVPPVQANIPQKRSVPSVQANIPQKRSVPHVQANIPQQRSVPSVQANIPQKRSVPPVQSQSSQKETLQSKLTSKLTEPPVKRKKHSKPNTPVTSLTFESVLPLVSQQKKVIQSKKNSYLDMVWKTMLKDWFGHTDDSIKANKKFLLGFSESRMTKMIHEIQVSASTGAKETQLKITEPTFQMAVPPAHANVSQQLKMPSIQKNNSQQISVPPSQPKMSNNETSSTSQAVKTSQQASVQALLQHVTKPGQASLNLHQHLTFQHSPEKVTGKINAKPSNFISQSAHSNTVLTHTGQRSSLYLAHQRSDNEGLTLTYTSDLNMILQNKFEEVLLYGDKCSFHHPNRSDQIKDPYSSSSIPQTSECQLVRGSMNGGLTVSNSQQTKVPQFDQISSTFDAKVKRPNSCTDDTDSAYSSTSPSINEEIDWQKIFDGLTSHSYNVVNNYLDTSIDLKVFETFDQ; encoded by the exons ATGTTTCAACTTCCCTTGGCTCAAGACATGAAGCAAGACTTCAATGACATTTCTTTGAGacaacagaaaaatataaaa AACTCAAACGATCAGTTTCAAGCAGCGTGTAGCTCTTTCACGGCCCAAAATGTAGCCATTGATCAACATCACCACCAAGCTGCAATCCATGCGAGAAATCTTTGGCCAGGACCATTTGGTATCTGTGACAGCACAAG CTCAATGATGGAGTCACGTGGGACACAAAGTTACGTGACAGTTGAAACGGATATGTCTAGCTCTCTTCGGGACAGGATGTCTCACGAAATCCGATTGGGGAATTCAATCCAGTCCTTAAGTAATGTTTCACTGCAAATGTCAAGACCTTCTGTCCAGGCACACTTTCCGCAACATTTGTCGCGACCTTGTTTGCAGGAAAACATTGCTCAACAAATTTCATTGCCATCTACACAAGCAAAGATTTCACAGCATATGTCAATGCCTCATGAAAAAGGGCACATTTTAAAACAGATGCCATGGGCTCATTTACATTCAAAAACTTCACATCAAATGTCACTACCTCCAGCATCCTCAAACATTTTACGACAGATGTTATTTCCAAATGGACAAACCAGAGTTTCAGAGCATGGGTCAGTGCCTCCTGTGCAGCCAAACTTTTCAGCACATATGTCAATGCCTCCTATTCAGTCAAACCTTTCAGCACATATGTCAATGCCTCAAGTGCAGTCAAAATTTTCAGCACATATGTCAATGCCTCCTATTCAGTCAAACCTTTCAGCACATATGTCAATGCCTCCTATTCAGTCAAACCTTTCAGCACATATGTCAAAGCCTCCTGTTCAGTCAAACCTTTCAGCACATATGTCAATGCCTCCTGTTCAGTCAAACCTTTCAGCAAATATGTCAATGTCTCCTGTTCAGTCCAACCTTTCACAACAGAGATCAGTACTACCAGTACAAACAAACCTTTCACAGCAGATGTCAGTGCCTCCTGTACAGGAAAACTTTTCACAGCAGAGCTCAGTGCCTTCTGTTCAAGCAAACATTCCACAGAAAAGGTCAGTGCCTTCTGTTGAAGCAAACATTCCACAGAAAAGGTCAGTGCTTCCTGTTCAAACAAACATTCAGCAGAAAAGGTCAGTGCCTTCTGTTGAAGCAAACATTCCACAGAAAAGGTCAGTGCCTCCTGTTCAAGGAAACATTCCAAAGAAAAGGTCAGTGCCTCCTGTTCAAGCAAACATTCCAAAGAAAAGGTCAGTGCCTTCTGTTCAAACAAACATTCAACAGAAAAGGTCAGTGCCTCCTGTTCAAGCAAACATTCCACAGAAAAGGTCAGTGCCTTCTGTTCAAACAAACATTCCACAGAAAAGGTCAGTGCCTCCTGTTCAAGCAAACATTCCACAAAAGAGGTCAGTGCCTTCTGTTCAAGCAAACATTCCACAGAAAAGATCAGTGCCTCATGTTCAAGCAAACATTCCACAGCAGAGGTCAGTGCCTTCTGTTCAAGCAAACATTCCACAAAAGAGGTCAGTGCCTCCTGTAcagtcccagtcttcacaaaaGGAGACTTTGCAATCTAAATTAACTTCTAAACTGACGGAGCCACctgtaaagagaaaaaaacattcaaaaccGAATACTCCAGTTACATCTTTAACGTTTGAGTCTGTGCTTCCTCTCGTTTCACAACAGAAAAAAGTAATTCAATCAAAGAAAAATTCTTACCTTGACATGGTTTGGAAGACAATGCTTAAAGATTGGTTTGGCCACACTGACGACTCAATAAAAGCTAACAAAAAGTTCTTGCTAGGTTTCAGCGAATCAAGAATGACAAAAATGATTCATGAAATACAGGTGTCAGCATCCACAGGGGCGAAAGAAACTCAACTAAAAATAACAGAGCCTACTTTTCAGATGGCAGTGCCTCCTGCACATGCAAACGTTTCACAACAGTTGAAAATGCCTTCAATACAGAAAAATAATTCTCAACAGATATCAGTGCCTCCTTCACAGCCAAAAATGTCAAATAATGAAACTTCGTCTACATCACAAGCGGTCAAAACTTCACAACAAGCGAGTGTCCAGGCCTTATTACAACATGTAACAAAGCCTGGACAAGCTAGTTTAAATTTACACCAACATTTAACTTTTCAGCATTCTCCAGAAAAGGTAACAGGAAAGATAAATGCCAAACCCTCAAACTTTATCAGTCAGTCTGCACATAGTAACACTGTATTGACACATACTGGGCAAAGATCCTCTTTATATCTCGCTCATCAGAGATCTGACAATGAAGGGTTGACTTTAACCTATACTTCTGACCTCAACATGATTTTGCAGAATAAGTTTGAAGAAGTCTTGCTCTACGGTGATAAATGTTCATTCCATCACCCTAATAGATCTGATCAAATTAAAGACCCTTATAGTAGCTCCAGCATTCCACAGACTTCAGAGTGCCAGTTGGTTAGAGGTTCAATGAATGGAGGCCTCACAGTGTCTAACTCACAACAGACTAAGGTTCCACAGTTTGACCAAATTTCTTCTACTTTTGACGCCAAAGTGAAGAGACCTAACTCATGTACCGATGACACTGATAGCGCCTACTCTAGCACTTCTCCTTCGATCAATGAAGAAATTGATTGGCAGAAAATATTTGATGGTCTTACTAGCCATTCGTATAACgttgtaaacaattatttagatACATCGATTGACCTCAAAGTATTTGAAACGTTTGACCAatga
- the LOC106063910 gene encoding mucin-2-like isoform X2, producing MFQLPLAQDMKQDFNDISLRQQKNIKERQRQQELNRMYGELMALDIPPYSESVPSLKPPARITLIRNAISHIQQLRSQEMLLDQYATLHQEEVSRLTVACHFLENKCQKIKCACPIMKYPHYVADHMQLNGQPTSMTDHIARPENAGPSWVTKGDSFTTSINDGISKSIGCHPYEEINAIGDVPDQSTNLNVPGPSKANRLITKRTNKGVKNVKASDNQLSLHFNYGHPIRKSGTGYENADSSSRGNNAGFHSGNSTTVDNGGFNFGNSTKGENGDTHSGSYAEDDKINYTKGYDEGYTYNNSILESDAGYENSQHEMAVKANSNSSHDQNFHCVLSLTTNGKTNFITPASVVMSSSERSDSVSVKPTAVSLSQPAETRTTSVLTNNFKSPKLTSSGSETCMTQSLNEIVLPDATERTSLIRELPLTNTGMLTPDLTTAAAANTADTTQIMSRFLNDMTSTTRTDVTLPVATDMALSSATYLIASDSSYGTPTTTYITQPSVTCKILPTAVAITPTTSNLTSASSSMTISATSVTPAAACLTQPATYMIPSNATVITSAASDLTASSSITLSATNVTPAVIGFKPYAIGDTSSGAKDTLSPAVSEVIRPMIYRKQSARQTKTNASSHSRTTALAEITNIAKTSVAATQECLTIKATERLLPTDHMTSDANSPSVTPMKKLCAYHMTLPPVVRRGKSVAQRLTRASTCMTSSSNTVANKTVLNNIEQLTSRLTAPAIPQISAPSQAVYASPLTAIMTTQASTYVPAPHATSLGAAFMTSPLLAYFLSSSLSNMTVPTATKSVVHLVPCTTDMRTPVGMYPRSTEETFLYTSGSHFKTPTAKRRIAPKANLKTPDIDGKTPDVGGTRKRTYSKRKTNLY from the exons ATGTTTCAACTTCCCTTGGCTCAAGACATGAAGCAAGACTTCAATGACATTTCTTTGAGacaacagaaaaatataaaa GAAAGGCAAAGACAACAAGAACTAAACAGAATGTATGGAGAGTTGATGGCCCTGGATATACCTCCTTATTCTGAAAGCGTACCCAGTTTAAAGCCACCTGCCAGGATTACTCTGATAAGGAATGCAATCTCCCACATTCAACAGCTTAGAAGTCAGGAAATGCTTCTAGATCAGTACGCGACACTCCATCAAGAGGAAGTGAGCAGGTTAACCGTCGCATGCCATTTCCTTGAGAATAAGTGTCAGAAAATAAAGTGCGCTTGTCCGATCATGAAGTACCCACATTACGTAGCTGACCATATGCAGCTGAATGGACAGCCGACGTCCATGACGGATCATATTGCCAGACCAGAGAATGCTGGACCAAGCTGGGTGACCAAAGGAGACAGTTTTACGACCAGCATCAACGATGGAATAAGCAAAAGCATTGGGTGTCATCCCTATGAGGAGATCAACGCGATTGg AGATGTACCAGATCAAAGTACGAATTTGAATGTCCCTGGACCATCTAAAGCTAACAGATTAATAACAAAAAGGACAAACAAGGGTGTTAAGAATGTCAAGGCTTCTGACAACCAATTAAGTCTTCATTTTAACTATGGACATCCTATTAGGAAATCAGGCACAGGGTATGAGAACGCTGATAGTTCTTCCAGAGGAAACAACGCTGGATTTCATTCTGGCAATTCTACCACAGTAGACAATGGTGGATTTAATTTTGGCAATTCTACCAAAGGAGAAAACGGTGACACCCATTCTGGATCTTACGCAGAGGACGATAAGATTAATTATACCAAAGGATACGATGAAGGATATACCTATAACAATTCTATCCTAGAATCTGATGCAGGATATGAAAACTCACAACATGAAATGGCCGTTAAGGCAAATAGTAACAGTAGTCATGATCAGAACTTTCATTGCGTCCTTAGCCTTACCACAAATGGAAAAACTAATTTCATTACACCGGCCAGCGTCGTGATGAGCTCATCTGAAAGGTCTGATAGTGTTAGTGTCAAACCGACCGCTGTGTCTTTATCTCAGCCAGCCGAGACAAGGACAACGTCAGTCCTGACAAACAATTTCAAATCTCCTAAATTAACGTCTTCAGGATCTGAAACATGTATGACACAGTCTTTGAATGAAATTGTATTACCAGATGCAACAGAGAGGACGTCACTAATACGAGAACTTCCATTAACAAATACAGGCATGCTAACACCAGACCTCACAACAGCTGCAGCGGCTAACACGGCTGACACGACACAAATAATGAGTCGGTTTTTAAATGATATGACAAGTACAACTCGAACGGACGTGACACTTCCAGTTGCAACAGACATGGCGTTATCGTCTGCAACATATCTGATAGCGTCGGATTCAAGCTACGGAACACCAACTACAACATACATTACACAACCATCTGTAACATGTAAGATACTACCTACAGCAGTAGCCATAACACCAACTACATCTAATTTGACATCAGCCTCATCCAGCATGACTATTTCTGCAACAAGTGTAACACCGGCTGCAGCATGCTTAACACAACCTGCTACATATATGATACCGTCAAATGCGACAGTCATAACGTCAGCTGCATCTGATTTGACAGCGTCATCCAGCATAACTCTTTCTGCAACAAATGTGACACCAGCTGTAATAGGTTTCAAACCGTACGCAATAGGAGACACATCGTCTGGTGCAAAAGACACACTATCACCAGCTGTGTCAGAAGTGATAAGACCAATGATCTACAGAAAACAATCTGCAAgacaaactaaaacaaatgcTTCAAGTCACTCAAGAACAACAGCTCTTGCAGAAATTACAAATATTGCAAAAACGTCTGTAGCAGCAACACAAGAGTGTCTCACAATAAAAGCTACAGAACGTTTGTTACCTACAGACCACATGACAAGTGATGCCAACTCTCCATCTGTAACACCGATGAAAAAATTATGTGCATATCACATGACACTGCCACCTGTTGTACGTCGAGGTAAGTCAGTTGCACAAAGATTGACTAGAGCTTCAACCTGCATGACATCTTCATCAAATACAGTAGCAAACAAGACGGTATTAAACAACATAGAACAATTGACGTCTCGTCTAACAGCACCAGCTATACCACAAATCTCAGCACCATCGCAAGCAGTTTATGCATCGCCTCTGACTGCCATCATGACAACACAAGCCTCCACGTACGTGCCAGCCCCTCATGCGACATCACTGGGTGCTGCATTTATGACATCTCCTCTACTGGCCTATTTCCTGTCTTCGTCATTGAGCAACATGACAGTTCCAACAGCCACAAAGTCTGTGGTACATCTAGTCCCGTGCACAACAGACATGAGAACACCAGTAGGCATGTATCCCCGATCGACCGAGGAAACATTCTTGTATACTTCCGGTTCTCACTTTAAAACACCAACTGCAAAACGAAGAATAGCTCCAAAGGCTAATTTAAAAACACCAGATATAGATGGAAAAACACCAGATGTAGGAGGCACTAGAAAAAGAACATATTCAAAACGAAAAACGAACCTTTACTGA
- the LOC106063910 gene encoding mucin-2-like isoform X3 yields MYGELMALDIPPYSESVPSLKPPARITLIRNAISHIQQLRSQEMLLDQYATLHQEEVSRLTVACHFLENKCQKIKCACPIMKYPHYVADHMQLNGQPTSMTDHIARPENAGPSWVTKGDSFTTSINDGISKSIGCHPYEEINAIGDVPDQSTNLNVPGPSKANRLITKRTNKGVKNVKASDNQLSLHFNYGHPIRKSGTGYENADSSSRGNNAGFHSGNSTTVDNGGFNFGNSTKGENGDTHSGSYAEDDKINYTKGYDEGYTYNNSILESDAGYENSQHEMAVKANSNSSHDQNFHCVLSLTTNGKTNFITPASVVMSSSERSDSVSVKPTAVSLSQPAETRTTSVLTNNFKSPKLTSSGSETCMTQSLNEIVLPDATERTSLIRELPLTNTGMLTPDLTTAAAANTADTTQIMSRFLNDMTSTTRTDVTLPVATDMALSSATYLIASDSSYGTPTTTYITQPSVTCKILPTAVAITPTTSNLTSASSSMTISATSVTPAAACLTQPATYMIPSNATVITSAASDLTASSSITLSATNVTPAVIGFKPYAIGDTSSGAKDTLSPAVSEVIRPMIYRKQSARQTKTNASSHSRTTALAEITNIAKTSVAATQECLTIKATERLLPTDHMTSDANSPSVTPMKKLCAYHMTLPPVVRRGKSVAQRLTRASTCMTSSSNTVANKTVLNNIEQLTSRLTAPAIPQISAPSQAVYASPLTAIMTTQASTYVPAPHATSLGAAFMTSPLLAYFLSSSLSNMTVPTATKSVVHLVPCTTDMRTPVGMYPRSTEETFLYTSGSHFKTPTAKRRIAPKANLKTPDIDGKTPDVGGTRKRTYSKRKTNLY; encoded by the exons ATGTATGGAGAGTTGATGGCCCTGGATATACCTCCTTATTCTGAAAGCGTACCCAGTTTAAAGCCACCTGCCAGGATTACTCTGATAAGGAATGCAATCTCCCACATTCAACAGCTTAGAAGTCAGGAAATGCTTCTAGATCAGTACGCGACACTCCATCAAGAGGAAGTGAGCAGGTTAACCGTCGCATGCCATTTCCTTGAGAATAAGTGTCAGAAAATAAAGTGCGCTTGTCCGATCATGAAGTACCCACATTACGTAGCTGACCATATGCAGCTGAATGGACAGCCGACGTCCATGACGGATCATATTGCCAGACCAGAGAATGCTGGACCAAGCTGGGTGACCAAAGGAGACAGTTTTACGACCAGCATCAACGATGGAATAAGCAAAAGCATTGGGTGTCATCCCTATGAGGAGATCAACGCGATTGg AGATGTACCAGATCAAAGTACGAATTTGAATGTCCCTGGACCATCTAAAGCTAACAGATTAATAACAAAAAGGACAAACAAGGGTGTTAAGAATGTCAAGGCTTCTGACAACCAATTAAGTCTTCATTTTAACTATGGACATCCTATTAGGAAATCAGGCACAGGGTATGAGAACGCTGATAGTTCTTCCAGAGGAAACAACGCTGGATTTCATTCTGGCAATTCTACCACAGTAGACAATGGTGGATTTAATTTTGGCAATTCTACCAAAGGAGAAAACGGTGACACCCATTCTGGATCTTACGCAGAGGACGATAAGATTAATTATACCAAAGGATACGATGAAGGATATACCTATAACAATTCTATCCTAGAATCTGATGCAGGATATGAAAACTCACAACATGAAATGGCCGTTAAGGCAAATAGTAACAGTAGTCATGATCAGAACTTTCATTGCGTCCTTAGCCTTACCACAAATGGAAAAACTAATTTCATTACACCGGCCAGCGTCGTGATGAGCTCATCTGAAAGGTCTGATAGTGTTAGTGTCAAACCGACCGCTGTGTCTTTATCTCAGCCAGCCGAGACAAGGACAACGTCAGTCCTGACAAACAATTTCAAATCTCCTAAATTAACGTCTTCAGGATCTGAAACATGTATGACACAGTCTTTGAATGAAATTGTATTACCAGATGCAACAGAGAGGACGTCACTAATACGAGAACTTCCATTAACAAATACAGGCATGCTAACACCAGACCTCACAACAGCTGCAGCGGCTAACACGGCTGACACGACACAAATAATGAGTCGGTTTTTAAATGATATGACAAGTACAACTCGAACGGACGTGACACTTCCAGTTGCAACAGACATGGCGTTATCGTCTGCAACATATCTGATAGCGTCGGATTCAAGCTACGGAACACCAACTACAACATACATTACACAACCATCTGTAACATGTAAGATACTACCTACAGCAGTAGCCATAACACCAACTACATCTAATTTGACATCAGCCTCATCCAGCATGACTATTTCTGCAACAAGTGTAACACCGGCTGCAGCATGCTTAACACAACCTGCTACATATATGATACCGTCAAATGCGACAGTCATAACGTCAGCTGCATCTGATTTGACAGCGTCATCCAGCATAACTCTTTCTGCAACAAATGTGACACCAGCTGTAATAGGTTTCAAACCGTACGCAATAGGAGACACATCGTCTGGTGCAAAAGACACACTATCACCAGCTGTGTCAGAAGTGATAAGACCAATGATCTACAGAAAACAATCTGCAAgacaaactaaaacaaatgcTTCAAGTCACTCAAGAACAACAGCTCTTGCAGAAATTACAAATATTGCAAAAACGTCTGTAGCAGCAACACAAGAGTGTCTCACAATAAAAGCTACAGAACGTTTGTTACCTACAGACCACATGACAAGTGATGCCAACTCTCCATCTGTAACACCGATGAAAAAATTATGTGCATATCACATGACACTGCCACCTGTTGTACGTCGAGGTAAGTCAGTTGCACAAAGATTGACTAGAGCTTCAACCTGCATGACATCTTCATCAAATACAGTAGCAAACAAGACGGTATTAAACAACATAGAACAATTGACGTCTCGTCTAACAGCACCAGCTATACCACAAATCTCAGCACCATCGCAAGCAGTTTATGCATCGCCTCTGACTGCCATCATGACAACACAAGCCTCCACGTACGTGCCAGCCCCTCATGCGACATCACTGGGTGCTGCATTTATGACATCTCCTCTACTGGCCTATTTCCTGTCTTCGTCATTGAGCAACATGACAGTTCCAACAGCCACAAAGTCTGTGGTACATCTAGTCCCGTGCACAACAGACATGAGAACACCAGTAGGCATGTATCCCCGATCGACCGAGGAAACATTCTTGTATACTTCCGGTTCTCACTTTAAAACACCAACTGCAAAACGAAGAATAGCTCCAAAGGCTAATTTAAAAACACCAGATATAGATGGAAAAACACCAGATGTAGGAGGCACTAGAAAAAGAACATATTCAAAACGAAAAACGAACCTTTACTGA